Part of the Hevea brasiliensis isolate MT/VB/25A 57/8 chromosome 16, ASM3005281v1, whole genome shotgun sequence genome is shown below.
CATGTTTCTTTGCTGTGCAGATCAGTGTGGGCTTCCGTGAGGTTCTACGAGGATGTTTTAGGCTTTGTTCTCATCAAAAGACCTTCTTCTTTCAATTTCAATGGAGCTTGGTTAGTATTCTTTCCTTTTCCTTcatctttttatatttattatcctCTCTTTATACACtgtgatttaaattttaaaaattaatttaaaaaatatgtaGGAAGAATATGCTCAAGTGTGATAATGAATATTTAACTGAAGAAATCAtttcaaattatttatttattttttcattcttCTCTACATAACATTAATTAGTATCATAACAAAAGAAATCTGTTATTTTATTCTTAATGACCATTAAATGATGATCTTTCATTGGAAACCAAAGTTaggtttttcctttttcttcgttGAAATATGAAGAATTCATTAACATATTTGAATTTACGTAGGTTGTACAATTATGGCATTGGGATACATTTGATTGAGAACCCAGCCATTGATGAATTTGACCCCATTACTGAACCTCGTCCAATTAATCCCAAGGATAATCACATCTCCTTTCAGGTACGATCAGTAAAATCTAAGCTATAGAAACTAGTTAAACGTTAATTAGTTTTTTTTCTTAGatgatacttttttttttcttaataataatttCAACTTCAACACTAATGAAATGTTTAATTTTCCACAGTGCACTGATGTTGGGCTTGTTAAGAGGAGGTTGCAAGAACTGGGAATGAGGTACGTGACAGCAGTGGTGGAAGATGATGGGAACAGAGTGGATCAGGTTTTCTTTCATGACCCAGATGGTTACATGGTTGAACTCTGCAATTGTGAGAACATCCCAATTATCCCACTCTCCTCCTGCTCATTCAGGCCCAGAAACATGGGAAGCTTCAAGAGAGCAGCACCCAACAAATGTGGGTTTATGGAGAATGTGATGATGGAGAACTTGAGCATGGACATGATGAACATTTCTTTCTGATCAGCTCCCAGATTTGggagaagcaaaaaaaaaaatcttccaaTTTTTTTTGTTGCTTTAACAAATATCAAATTCCCTTTTATAgggtcttttatatatatatggcaaTTGTGCCATCAAGTGTTTGTATTTGGTCATGTGAGTGCTTAATAATAAGATTGTAAGAAAGAAATATGAGTTGGGTTTGTCTGTTAATACCCTAAAGCCAAGCATGTGGCTTTTCAATTTCTGTAGTGAAAATATGTTTATATCATTATACTGTTTATTCAATGAGACTCCCAGCAATCTGTTTTGTGTTTATTGTGCTCTCTTCTCTCCACCCCTAAAATCATGTTGTTTATTTTATTCCTAATGCCAGTTAAGGTTTAAAAAAGAAATAGAAAACAAAAGTAGTTATAAAATAGATAATTCTTGCATGATCATTGTTCAGTTTACAGGTACTAAAAAACAGCATTCTGCTCTGCTAACAGAAGTGGAAATTGTCCAAGTTGAGAAGTACTTACCATTAGACTAAAATTTGTGGGTGCGTCAGTAGCTACATCTATCATACACAAGATATTTAGATCGATCATTGGCAAAAAAATCTCTGGCTTAGACTTCGTTTCTGCATTAACAAGCAGAAGGTAACTTGGTAAAAGTTATTATATAAACCACCCATATTAACCGTACATTAGACATTGCCGCTTAATTACAAGATGATCAAGAAGTAAACAATTTTGCAACAGTGATTGCTCAGCTTGCCAAAGTTTTGGCCGGCAAATAGCATGCCACGTCCATGTTCAAAAGACACAATTACAAAACAATCAAAGTGCTTCAAGCATATAATGAAGGATGAGAATTTCCCGATAACACACAATGGACAATTGATTGAAGAACACTTCCTGCCTCAATGTATCTAGCCAAGGATGCCATGGAAATTATCCATGTACCACAAAGAAAGAGTTTTTTCCAATAGACATAATCCACTTTGCATGGACATTTAGTAAAAGTCACAAATACAAAACAATAATAATCTAATGTTTTCATTTCGTGCATGAGACCGATTTTCCTTCTTTTGACGGCGTATGTTTGCTTGTGATGCGGCACAGATTGCATCACCAATTCCTCAACCTTCTGTTTTTTAATCAAGGTAGAACCTAAAAAACAACGATGATTTTCCTTGAGACAGCCCTGTTGAGCATTAACTATTTGGACTTTTACAGAAGCATAAAGGCTGGACTAATCGTGGGGTATTAACTACTGAATTCACTGAGAGATCATTTGTTTTGTAGCTTTAGCAGCAATGTGCACAGAGAAAAATTGGTCCCATATAGAACTTAGACTCCTAACCCAGAAGTCCTCTTTTACTTTTGATGTTGGTATGATAGCATCGCATAATAAAATTTACGctaaaataaaatttactttgTAACGTACAAAGTTAACGCAACTCCTTTAGGATGAATGACTCAATGTCCTAGTTAAGAAATTCCGAAGCAAAGACCCATAGTTAACCAAACCACCAACGTCAGCATTACCTCGACTAGGAACAGGCAGAGAGCAAGTACCGTGGAGGATGAGGATGGTTTTCATAGTTTTGTCGCTCTCATTCTTCTTGATTCTCTCGAGTGTGTCCTATGGCTTTCCTGTACCTCGTTCGCTGCTTCAGCGCTTGTCTGAAAGCAACGATTACTTGACCACCAAGGAGTTCTGGTTCAATCAGATTCTCGATCACTATTCTCCATATGTAAACTCTATTTCTCCCTCtttttagggttttttttttcaacttaatTATGTGCTAATCGATCCTAGTTGAACAGGCCAATTGTTTTTTTGCGGCTAATTAATCGATTCTTGTTCCATGTGGTTTATAAATTATCAATTGAATTGGGAGATTTGAGCTCAGTTTTTGGTTGATTTTGTACTTGTAGGATCACCGTCAGTTTAAGCAGCGCTACTATGAATTTCTTGACTATTTCAGAATTCCAGATGGTCCCATTTTTTTGAATATTTGTGGTGAATCTTCATGCAACGGCATAGCCAATGACTACCTCAGCGTAAGTTTTTAAGCGTGAAAAGTTTTCTGAAAGCATCAAGTATGTTGGTTGTTAATATCTGATCGCGTTTAGAGTTGATTTTTGAAGTTTTACTCAAATCCAGTGAAGGGCAATATTGAGTGTTTCAAATGGTATTGAGTATACAGCTGCATTTAACAAACCATCAATTCATTCCTGGCATTTTACATTTATTGTGAAAAATGGAATTTTTTTGGTTCTTGTTGTGAAGTAGGTAAGCTAGGAAAAATCAATTTCAACCTCGTTATCTTAGGCAGGTTTTGGCTAAAAAGTTTGGAGCAGCCGTTGTTTCACTTGAGCATCGTTACTATGGTAAAAGCACACCATTCAAATCAACTAAGACAAAGAATTTGAGGTATCTTTCATCTAAACAGGCGCTCTTTGACTTGGCCATTTTCCGTCAGCATTATCAGGCAAGTTATGTTGTAATTTCCTGAACATTTATTTTCCCATTTTCAAGATTATCATGTAGGTAAAGGCAATCAGTGATGAGTCTGATTGATACCTTTGGGGCCTCTCTCTATCTCAATATATGTGGAAACCCAGCCAATGTGGCAAAGAAGCGAAAAGTCAGATTTATTTTAGTCATGCATTTTTCTTTGCTTCAATCCTAGCATAATATCAATACCTACATTTTGTTAtggacttcttttttttttcgccaattttctatttttatttatttcacaaACTACAAGTGCAGcacagacacacacacacacacacacacacacacacacacacacacacacacacacacgtatTCAAAACATATTTATCTGCACGTGTACCATATTGTTATGGATATATTTGGGTGCTTGCGAGTATGTCTAAATGAGAACATACACCCTCTTCAATTGATTTTTTTGATAGAATTTTCACATACTTGGAATAACTTTTAAAATGGcataattcaattgaattttagTATTTGGAATAATTGAACAGTGAACTGAATTCAAGCAGTTTCCTATATTACCCTATCCTCAAGATAATAGAGTTGGTTTCAAAGGTATTTTTGGTTTTTCAATAATGTGCCGTGCCACTACTAAACCAAAGAACTGAATTCTTGCAAAATGCCACTTTTTAGCCCCTCAAGAATTGAATTCTATCACTTACAGAGGTTTCCAAACTTGAGACTTGAGCAAATAGAATTAAAATGAATAGAAGTCATGCATTTAAAGGTTTCCAAACAGATACAAATGACTACTCTAGTTCTTCAAGATGTTACGtctacatcaagcatcactttacCATATTCCTAAATTTGGGATGGCTTTCTATACCGAGATGATTTCATTAATTTCTTTGTCCTTGAGGAGCAAAGCTATTTGATGTTTCATTGGAGCAGTCAAATTTTTCATTTTAGTGCTAATtggtttttttcctttttttttttttttttttttttttttcgtgtgtgtgtgtgtgtgtaggaATCCTTAAATCTGAAGCTCAATAGAACAAATGTTGAAAATCCCTGGTTTGTTTTTGGCATATCATACGCTGGAGCTCTCAGTGCGTGGTTCCGTCTTAAGTTTCCACATTTAACATGTGGAAGTCTTGCAAGTTCTGCTGTTGTTCTTGCTGTTTACAACTTCACTGAATTTGATCAGCAGGTGAACACAATGTTGATTCTTTAGCATAAACATCAAATATATCTTTTAAGGTGTCCTTGTGCAAGCTTGCTTTTTCAGTTTGACTCTCTGTAGTGTGTTTAGCTTTTTCCCCCTTGTTTTCAGAGATGGTTCTACATCGTGAAAATTTTTTCTGCATCAGCTTTTCTGTAAGACTTTTATGTCCGTGTCTACTTTTTACCAGATTGGTGAATCAGCTGGTGCTAAATGTAAAGCTGCATTACAAGAAACTACTCGACTTGTTGAAGAAAGGCTGGCATCAGAACAAAATGCAGTAAAAACATTATTTGATGCAGCTGAGGTTTGCTTCATCTATCTTCATAATAATTTCAGAGCCTGAACAATGAGATGAACTACAGACTTGATGAGTCCTTATTTTTGCTCCTCCTCTCTCAGGCTTACTTTCTTTTTTGCAGCTTGAAATCGATGGTGATTTCCTGTATTTCCTGGCAGATGCTGCTGTTATAGCGGTAGGTGTTATTTCCTTTTTGAGTTTGTTGCTTACTACCAAATCTTGTATTTATTAAGTTGGTGTCTTAATTTTGCAGTTTCAATATGGGAATCCCGATAAATTATGCTCCCCTCTTGTTGAAGCAAAGAAGGCTGGAGAGGATTTAGTGGTAaacctttctttcttttcttgtcattattcttTTTAGggtaaattgaaaaaatatctCAAACATTTGACAAAATGTgcaattgaaattttttttttcatagttaattGTTTGGTCCTTGACTGTTCAAATCCAATGCACTTCAGTTTTTCAATTATGCTTTAATCCCTCATTTTTTAAATGAAACAATCTTATAATCCTTGAGTTGTCGTCATATATTACATATATAAAGGTTTACATATATTATTCACTTTAGCCTGAATTGAAGTGGATTAAGGTGTTAAATACATAAAAACCTAGGGATTGAAAGGttgtttcatttaaatgttcAGGGGCTAAAAGGTTATTCCACCTAAGAAATTGGAGACTGAAGTGTCATTTTTAGCAGAAGAATTGAAGTGTAAGAAATTTGACCATCGAGTGCTTGCCCCGTGATACATCAAGTCTAGGGTTCAaactttgtaaattttctttccttttaaaaaTTTGCAATGTAACAAAAAGAAATTGTgtaaaaaatttgaacagttaagGAGCATACTATTTACTTTGAGAAAAGTGAGTACCTAAGCTTATAACTGTATATTTTGGCAAGTACCAGAGGGCTTTTTTGTAAATTACCCTATTCTTTAAGTAGTGACTAAGAGCATACCTTCAAAGCACCTTTACTGgtcataattttatttattgcTCATTCACCAATGAACCATGTAGGGCTTGGTTCTAGTTTTCTTGCATATTGTTTCTTAGGTAGAAGTTGAGCGTTGAAACAATCTTGGTACTGGGGATTGGGTTAATCTGTAAGTTGCAGTGATAGTTTGCATATACCATGTTATATATCATTGGCATGTCCCACTTAAGAACTAAATGACAGATTAGATCATCATGCAGTGAACTAAGTGATTCTTGCTATAGTGTGGTGCATTCTTTATATTATTCTTTAAATTTGGTC
Proteins encoded:
- the LOC110651261 gene encoding glyoxylase I 4; translated protein: MEIEELSSYEALPLLSLNHVSLLCRSVWASVRFYEDVLGFVLIKRPSSFNFNGAWLYNYGIGIHLIENPAIDEFDPITEPRPINPKDNHISFQCTDVGLVKRRLQELGMRYVTAVVEDDGNRVDQVFFHDPDGYMVELCNCENIPIIPLSSCSFRPRNMGSFKRAAPNKCGFMENVMMENLSMDMMNISF
- the LOC110651262 gene encoding probable serine protease EDA2 isoform X1 — encoded protein: MRMVFIVLSLSFFLILSSVSYGFPVPRSLLQRLSESNDYLTTKEFWFNQILDHYSPYDHRQFKQRYYEFLDYFRIPDGPIFLNICGESSCNGIANDYLSVLAKKFGAAVVSLEHRYYGKSTPFKSTKTKNLRYLSSKQALFDLAIFRQHYQESLNLKLNRTNVENPWFVFGISYAGALSAWFRLKFPHLTCGSLASSAVVLAVYNFTEFDQQIGESAGAKCKAALQETTRLVEERLASEQNAVKTLFDAAELEIDGDFLYFLADAAVIAFQYGNPDKLCSPLVEAKKAGEDLVEAYAKYVKEYFIGSFGASVHTYNQKILKDTAVTENSSDRLWWFQVCTEVAFFQVAPSNDSIRSSKVDTRYHLDLCKNVFGEGIYPEVNVTNIYYGGTKIAGSKIVFTNGSQDPWRHASKQISSPDMPSYVITCHNCGHGTDLRGCPQAPLSLEGNAQNCSSPEAVHKVRQQVTEQIDLWLSECHASGRNYI
- the LOC110651262 gene encoding probable serine protease EDA2 isoform X2; the encoded protein is MRMVFIVLSLSFFLILSSVSYGFPVPRSLLQRLSESNDYLTTKEFWFNQILDHYSPYDHRQFKQRYYEFLDYFRIPDGPIFLNICGESSCNGIANDYLSVLAKKFGAAVVSLEHRYYGKSTPFKSTKTKNLRYLSSKQALFDLAIFRQHYQESLNLKLNRTNVENPWFVFGISYAGALSAWFRLKFPHLTCGSLASSAVVLAVYNFTEFDQQIGESAGAKCKAALQETTRLVEERLASEQNAVKTLFDAAELEIDGDFLYFLADAAVIAFQYGNPDKLCSPLVEAKKAGEDLVEAYAKYVKEYFIGSFGASVHTYNQKILKDTAVTENSSDRLWWFQVCTEVAFFQVAPSNDSIRSSKVDTRYHLDLCKNVFGEGIYPEVNVTNIYYGGTKIAGSKIVFTNGSQDPWRHASKQISSPDMPSYVITCHNCGHGTDLRGCPQAPLSLEGNAQNCSSPEAVHKVRQQVTEQIDLWLSECHASDVK
- the LOC110651262 gene encoding probable serine protease EDA2 isoform X3, whose translation is MTTSAQVLAKKFGAAVVSLEHRYYGKSTPFKSTKTKNLRYLSSKQALFDLAIFRQHYQESLNLKLNRTNVENPWFVFGISYAGALSAWFRLKFPHLTCGSLASSAVVLAVYNFTEFDQQIGESAGAKCKAALQETTRLVEERLASEQNAVKTLFDAAELEIDGDFLYFLADAAVIAFQYGNPDKLCSPLVEAKKAGEDLVEAYAKYVKEYFIGSFGASVHTYNQKILKDTAVTENSSDRLWWFQVCTEVAFFQVAPSNDSIRSSKVDTRYHLDLCKNVFGEGIYPEVNVTNIYYGGTKIAGSKIVFTNGSQDPWRHASKQISSPDMPSYVITCHNCGHGTDLRGCPQAPLSLEGNAQNCSSPEAVHKVRQQVTEQIDLWLSECHASGRNYI